The window TGACTTGTTTTTGAATGAACTGATTATTGATGCATGACGTATGGAACATGTGGGTATAGGGCAGGACCTGCCACACCTCCTCCTTGCACTCATGGTAGTGATGCAGGGCCGACGTCACTGGACTTCCGGCATTGCGTTACGCAATAAGGAATGTAGATTCTTTACACTATCAGTATAGACCAATGACAATGGACATCACACTCCATTATGAAGGGGCACTGTGTATTGCAAGGCTTGATTGGTTCAGATCGGCATGGATCTGATTGGAAGGCTATTATTTATAAGCATGCACCTTCCTATTGTgaaaccacccccggaagaaggatcaaTACGAAACCTATGGGTCGGGCTTCATCCCTCATTCCACACTTAGGTATGTTTGTCTGCTTAGTACTATGACCTTGCAAATCTTTTGTATACTGCCACATGGCTTATTGAATTCATTTTATGGTCATGGTGGGACATTGTGTGTTTATCAGCACACTTCTAtctttggaacacttcggcctttcACGGGCAGCTGTCAGCTGGGCTGTCATTAGTGTTGGCGTATTTTAGAGCGGACTTACATGCCTATGTGGTGtgagggcgccatctgctggtgtttACCATTTATTTTCACTGCTTTTACATTTCCTTGCATTTTTTGTATTTGCTATAATGCCTTTATAAAATCTAATAAAACTATTTGTACCTTTTGTAATCAAGCTGTTGTACAGATTTCTCTTTTCttttgatcagagagggacgtatgGAGtttctgggaatgaccgcggcggttcaggcctatgaagggagagccgcgcgccgagtgccagacaggacggcaacgactcagaccccgatgctgccaccgatgggtgagtccagtgatgcccctgccagcgcgagtgccccgacccctgctgccacgcccgcggtccctgaagaggcgtccggcgcggcgacgccgaagcaggccgcagccacgccaggtgcagcccggcaagcccaggccgccgcagcgatgccctgctcggcccaccaagacccggtccctgcagcaacgcccagcccggcccgcaaagatccggctgccgccgcgaccctaatccacgccgcaggtgtgacgctgacccaggccgccgccatgctaggcccggcccgccaagcccagactgcggcagcaacgcccagtccgtcccgccaagaaccggccccggtagcgatgcccgctaaggctccggctacgacagaaacgccaatcaaggccgccgccatgccgggcgcggtttgccaagaccaggccgccgccatgccgggcgcggcccgccaagaccaggccgccgccatgccgggcgcggcccgccaagaccaggccgccgccatgccgggcgcggcccgccaagataagagtgtatcaccatttaccccggcctgcaaggccagagcggacaccgctccccagtctcaggaagtccctgctaggaaatccctggtaggtgaggaccccgcatactggcagctgaaggctgacctggaggccaagttcccacaggagatggtggaccggtacatgctccctccgcacaccccaaagaggattccaacaactcctgcagcaaccacgccaaagagtcccccgcctgggccggctgaagaacacccacccccagcactgccacaaccggaGTGctcggaagaactaagggggaggggaggccaggaagctgagaagctgactctagagccatacccagagccagagatgttgccatattctcgctgggatgaagaagacccgataccatctgcagaagaagatctgcccaaaagcctcacatgggagtttgtaagctgtaccctgcagaatccagcccgcaagacacggcgccgcagcagaacacagtttgctcctgcaccacagtctccagagcagaaggatgacatcacggccagagacctagaggagaagcggttcctgagaagagccaaagcccaggtcagaggacccctttgtagaggagtcgtagaagactttaacttgaggagtggatacggattcatcgtagcacctggtataaaagaaggaatttttgtcaatagaagagacgtgagagctcatttgcccagaggacaccctggcagaaacttaaagatgggagattcagtacagtttactatgcatcaaggagaaagagggtggtatgcgctcgatgtagcaccatgtaccagcaaaccctacGGCCATCCCATGCTgcaagataaagaaacagacacaggaaaagaaacagatgaagacagagaaagaaaagacaaggaacctactgatgagactaccacggaTGACGACAGAGagcgagaaagcagcaggtgccgcagccctacaggcccaagccctggtgaggaggaatccatgtaaataacataagaaatacagcaagttaccagttttgaagttttgcaacgttttaaagtttaagagatgtgcccacataaactaatgtgagaaatgaaccttaaggctatgaactggctatagccacaaactctcgcagtgtaaatagttacaccagaggcaccaccaccagagccagcctgtttaggggcttggctcgtctgcaaccagggagcacgtccgtatatagggccttggctcacctgcaaccagagagcatgcctgtttatggggcctggctctccaccacaaagagggtacctggtcagcaccaactgtggaggctgcctctacatcctgccagaagaggctgaaggcgcggctccaccaggccaggtatgccccgaAAACCACTAGACCacaaaagccgcctctacatcctgccagaagtggctgaaggcgcggccaacgggagaggaagattggaggaaaggtctggggaagtggatggcccagacctggttaccaatgggaccggtgacctgcctcctgaaagggtttagggtgggttaacggacttgtgggtggagggtggtgatgtctgatacctggtggttttaaagttttaacatgttttaatgttttatgcattttaaaaatgttgtcttgcagcccgaggacgtgctggtgataactaagggggaatgtggcgcccctgacctggtcaggcaccactgagtactgcacccatgctggggacagtacaatacaggtaatccagaaggctgaccgaggtgtggtacacaggcgcatagtgatcaggtctcacacatgtacctttgagaggacccctggggatcccaggagggggcaaagccttcacctccactggaatagtggagggggtcaaaaagcctccatctccactcaaggggtgtggtggagagtctggttgctaggtggcgtaggcaagaacaggagaggaggagcagtgagccagttcagggcagaagtccagggagctcagagaggagcagacccctgggagctgtgcagtctgacagcgtacgcgcagtggctaccgacgggggagaacggtcacctaggagtgctacccgaaatccatctcaagctagagagagagcacggagtgggaagtaaggagactgctagggagaaccaggcccaaacgggtagtaggtcccagtgcagggatagatccaactttccctgccaaacctgcttgagggggtactttacacccccaagaacacactaaaagtccgcagccacgtcgccacagttagggcccatagttcacaggaggcaagcagctggagtgtcctggcccaggctacaagcaaacggacgaaaacgaaggggagagaggcttgagcatcttccctgggtgacccccatagggactaaaagtcggggttaccccaaaccaccaagggctaaggaaggcgagtcagtagtcaccctcataagtcagcctgaaggacacctggttcctgcctggttcatcccagctacgcccgggctactcgccctgccatcaactgtgagtaaagcccctgaaagacattcagcttgtgtggagttattctgtgccttgtagttctacacatctacacaggaccctggggcatgcctcactctcaggaggctactacacctgactgcacataccatcagccccaggcacccctaacctgcagtggcggtccccactgaccgcaatactgagagtggcgtcacgacaaacagaagatttcctaccagtgacaagatccagccgagtggagtccccgaaggtaatgcaccgacaccgcaaCTCTGGGGCTTCACATAAACATTTACCGACTGATAGATATTATTACTTTCTTTCTCATTTGTTAAAGAAATGTCTTTGGATCACGGCATGACGTctagcttttgagcatcttttggtctacttcactttgtcaggcaggtcctatttaattgatttcttgattgagaacgtgtggcagtaatcaggcctgggtgtgacTAGGGAAATTTAAATTTGCTTCctaaagatgtgataaaccacagtaaatttatgttttttgggtttttttttttgggggggagcaaAAATTTTTCACACAGGTCCCCCGTAGGTTTGGATTTCTCTTATccattaataataaagaccttcatttataaactgcacttGGTGCTAACTTGTGTTATTTTTGAATAATTTTTAAAATTGTTTGGTGATTTGAAACCTTTAGGtataacaaacatgcaaaagaataataaATCAAGAAAGggacaaacactttttcacaccactataCATACTTGATACGCTACAATCAACTGGTATATGTCCACTACTATTTTATACATTTATGTGATTCTCAGAGTAATTTTGCTCTGATATATATGTATACAACTCTGTGTTCAATATATTAAAGATTTTACATTGATATTGCTTCATCATATATATACAgtttttaatgaagctgccagttgaggacctgtgaggcgtctatTTCTCAAATTAGAGAccgtaatgtacttgtcttgttgctcagttgtgcagcggggtctcccacttctctttgtactctggttagagcctgtttgtgctctcctctgtctctgaagggagtagtacacaccgttgtaggaaatcttcagtttcttggcaatttctcacatggaatatccttcatttctaagaacaagaatatgctgtcgagtttcacatgaaagctcttttttttctggccattttgtgaATTAATGGAACcaccaaatgtaatgctccagattctcaactagctcaaagaaaggtcagttttatagcttctctaatcagcaaatctgttttcagctgtgctatcaTACTTGAACAAGGATTttaaagggatttctaaacatccattagccttctaacacagttagcaaacacaatgtagcattagaacactggagtggtggttgttggaaatgggcctctatacacctatgtagatattgcattaaaaaccagatgtttgcagctagaatagtcatttaccattcACCAttttcaactgagacacaccctgatgtgctctgctacatttaaactaaaatcatggacatgaggattgctacaaaacctggactgagaggaaggatctgtctccctgttaccctttgtgctatactccccgtaatagctatagcaaactcagagggtttccagacacattctgggggacacatagcggtcttcaaatattacccctgtcactgcctcacaatatatatatatatatatatatatatatatatatatatatatatatatatatatatatatattccagaatagctgagtgcagatggaagaggtctcataccactgagcacttcattgcatataaagagtccctcaccaccttcacgtCCACACTCTCGGCTGCAAaagaaacctacttctcatccctcaataTCCTTtctcccacaaccctaaacagctattcaacactttaaattctctcctccgtcctccagcaccacctcacactcctctcatctcagctgaagactttgcctctttcttcaagcagacgattgacaacatcagagcaaccagagtggcccacaatcaccaccgcccctcatcatagctactcagccctcttcctccaaatccagcttctccaccattacAGAAGACAATCtattcactctactctcaagatcacatctaaccacctgtgcacttgacccgctcccgtcgcatctcatccccaacatcaccgcagtcctcatcccagccctaacccatctcttcaaggtATCACTAACAAgtagtgtattcccttcatgctttaaacatgcctcctttacacccatcctcaaaaagccctcccttgacccatcctctgtgtcaaactatcgccccatatcccttctcccctatgcctcaaaactactggaatagcatgtccatcttgaattgtcctcatacctctcctcctgctccctctttgcccaactacaatctggcttccgactagagttgagcacggttcgcggttcgaggttctccagttctaggctcgagtgattttgggggctgttcgagatcaaactagaactcgagctttttgcaaaagctcgatagttctagatacgttcgagaacggttctagcagcaaaaagcagggctttttacagctacagtgtgcaggagccatcgctggcagcctgccagaagcttgtaaccaagataaacatcgggtatccaaccaaagcgctttggttagtaacccgatgtttatcctagttacgtgcaggaagcccacacttccccgctcagcttgctccgccccctcctgcccgcggcatgtacacacacacacacacacacacacatggtcccgctcagcttacctgcggtgatgaagtcccgccatcctgacctcagcgctgtcactgtcctccatggccgccgcttgtcacatcaccttatcTCGCTTCcgtcccgagactgactagcggtgacgtcacgggcctctcgcgatacttggtgtgaaggtggcggtcattgaactccgtgacaggtgctgtcagcagtgctggagatcagcgcaggtaatgtacctcgctgacagcagcacttgtcatcccctgcagtaacctgggctgacccattgatgttagcttaggtcactgcactgctctcccagccaatggggaacatcctgctcttcattgactgggacagtgtggatcgtcatggcaaccccttggattacaccagacctggatttgtttttctttctaataaattggttaaagagggaatgttttggggagtgttttttcaaataaaaatgtgtttgtcttctattttttttattactgactgggttggtgatgtcgggtatctgatagacgcctgacctcaccaaccccagggcttgatgccaggtgacattacacatctggtattaaccccaaatattaccccatttgccatcgcaccagggcgcgggatgagctggggtgaagcaccaggattggcgcatctaatggatgcgccacttctgaggcggctgcggcctgctatttttaggctggggatagTCCAATAACcaaggacctccttagtctgagaatatcagaccccagctgtctgctttaccttggctggtgatccaattttggggggacccctacgtgttttttttttttaattatttatttaatttaaaataacagcgtggggtgccctcagttttggattaccagcca is drawn from Anomaloglossus baeobatrachus isolate aAnoBae1 chromosome 3, aAnoBae1.hap1, whole genome shotgun sequence and contains these coding sequences:
- the LOC142295289 gene encoding uncharacterized protein LOC142295289; this encodes MEFLGMTAAVQAYEGRAARRVPDRTATTQTPMLPPMGESSDAPASASAPTPAATPAVPEEASGAATPKQAAATPGAARQAQAAAAMPCSAHQDPVPAATPSPARKDPAAAATLIHAAGVTLTQAAAMLGPARQAQTAAATPSPSRQEPAPVAMPAKAPATTETPIKAAAMPGAVCQDQAAAMPGAARQDQAAAMPGAARQDQAAAMPGAARQDKSVSPFTPACKARADTAPQSQEVPARKSLVGEDPAYWQLKADLEAKFPQEMVDRYMLPPHTPKRIPTTPAATTPKSPPPGPAEEHPPPALPQPECSEELRGRGGQEAEKLTLEPYPEPEMLPYSRWDEEDPIPSAEEDLPKSLTWEFVSCTLQNPARKTRRRSRTQFAPAPQSPEQKDDITARDLEEKRFLRRAKAQVRGPLCRGVVEDFNLRSGYGFIVAPGIKEGIFVNRRDVRAHLPRGHPGRNLKMGDSVQFTMHQGERGWYALDVAPCTSKPYGHPMLQDKETDTGKETDEDRERKDKEPTDETTTDDDRERESSRCRSPTGPSPGEEESM